aatatatatatatatatatatatatatatatatatatatatatatatatatgtgtgttatCCAGCTCTAGCCTGCACAAAAAGGCAACAAGTGgcctattttttaaaaattatttttgtatgattttttttttccatttacaaCCAGGAACACCTTGCCACCAAGAAACTCATCCAAGCAGCTGAGGATGAGAAACAGGAGCTGGAAGAAGAGAAACAAAAGCTGTTTGTAAAGGCTAAAAGCAAAATGATGAAactcagaaaagaaaaagaagcagagATGTTAAGGTAGTAAAAATATGtcatttttaaactgtaattcACGCTTAGTTATAATATGAACCTTAGCTGGTTCTGCATATGCATCCTCTCTGCCATTTGGCTGATCAGATGAAaacattcatgagaaatttataGGAaactaaatattgtttttaaaaaattaaaacataaactaaatttaagcaatttccctctgggattaataaagttatttgaatttaGAATAAATTAGCAAATGTATGTGGATCCCTGGCTGTCACAGGTCTGGCTTTTCTGGGTCAGTTTTCCATTAAATTTTGGAACCTGGCTATGGGAAATAGTCCAGCAACAAGAATGTTAGTGTTATTTGGTAAGGAGGGCTGGCATGTAGTTTGGTATGATAATTTATCCCAAGGTTGTTCAGTTGTTCAGTGATTATGTAGCTTGTTTTGTAGACAGAGTTAATGTCACTTTTAAACATGCCTGGGCCTCTGAGTTCAAACACTATAATGTTAAAGTACACAAAGACATCCTAGACAATTGTGCTTCCACCTTTGGGGGAGGTCCATTTATAGGTGTAATGGTCAGcagtccacatacttttgggtCTTCAGTGTACGATTAcatatttgtgttatttcatgGCAGAGAGGTTCAGAAACACAGGGAGGCCTTTGTCGAGAAACTGGCAGCTTATCACCAAGAGCAAGCCACAAACAAAGAGGAGCTGATCTCCAAGGCAGCTGCAGAATCTGAAGCCAAGCAGGATAAACAACAGCGTGAGATGGATAAGAAGAAGGCAGCCATGTTAAAGAAAATTGCTGAACATAGGGAAGCAGTGGTAAACTccatttctgaaaatattttatgttttatgttttaatggcttacatttaaaaagcttAGTTATTTTTTGGTtatgtgaagttttttttctacaattaCACAATTTTAGCAGAAAGAGCTGGATTACAAAAAGCAAGAGGAGAAACAGAAAGCTATTGAGATGCTTAATGCAAAGAAAGCGTCAGATACCATATTCCTGCAAAATCAGCTAATCAAGGCCCAGAAAATGAAACAAGCAGCCAAAATGCTACAAGACACTCATGTGCATCAGATGGTAAGTCAGTTAGATTTTTAATATAGGTTAtgcaaaaatgttattaaacataATGATATTTTTGCttacttttgtttatatttaggcTGAGAAACATGCACAAGTGCAGCATATTAAAAAACAGGAGCAGGAATTTGAAACAAGGAATGCAGAGCTCATTGCAGAGGATGAGAAAGAGTTTCAGAATTATGCCAAGCAAGTAATTCAGAAAGCCAGCGAGGCTCAAAGAAACACCTCCCTTCTGCGAAAGGCAACAAAGGAGGGCATTGGTGGAGGACTTGGACCCGTGTTTAAAGGCGTTAGGCCAAGTTATCTAGTTCAGGATCAATCGGGGGTTCAGCTGCCCAGTTATGCATGCCGTAGTACTCAGGGCATTAAGGACCTGCATGAAACTTCTGACATTCAGGAGTCTAAAAAAAGACTGGGATTTACTT
The DNA window shown above is from Clarias gariepinus isolate MV-2021 ecotype Netherlands chromosome 5, CGAR_prim_01v2, whole genome shotgun sequence and carries:
- the cfap210 gene encoding cilia- and flagella- associated protein 210 — encoded protein: MSVASVSVVQYGRRKGSSKVNSAEVSDKPSPPVDLREVIVLPTGEWRRIQDSVQRVNREQERLIAAARQREALHLHSQEVVKNWPNTIAGQRQRKLEEKKIREEIEEEERKQIDLEEAKFQEQKRKEAIEKAKTLQYYQIARVKRFHSALLMTEVLKEREAQIKLKKIKENFSKHVDKEIMAMIKQKEGQALQQEWLKALEKKKKCLDVAESLKQQIKEHEHKKEEEIMEQKKEAEELKQFQELYIEEQTTREQKKQEEKRNTMKAYQEHLATKKLIQAAEDEKQELEEEKQKLFVKAKSKMMKLRKEKEAEMLREVQKHREAFVEKLAAYHQEQATNKEELISKAAAESEAKQDKQQREMDKKKAAMLKKIAEHREAVQKELDYKKQEEKQKAIEMLNAKKASDTIFLQNQLIKAQKMKQAAKMLQDTHVHQMAEKHAQVQHIKKQEQEFETRNAELIAEDEKEFQNYAKQVIQKASEAQRNTSLLRKATKEGIGGGLGPVFKGVRPSYLVQDQSGVQLPSYACRSTQGIKDLHETSDIQESKKRLGFTW